The Schizosaccharomyces pombe strain 972h- genome assembly, chromosome: I genome contains a region encoding:
- the pho842 gene encoding inorganic phosphate transporter: MNRLNPFSKSHSKNSNENNEVSLADVAESDTRRHWLGLTKREFKLMGFAGAGFFLDSYDLFIINLVSPIYEYLYWGGLEGKKPHYPSGIHGLVNAAANIGNVFGQILFGFMGDFFGRKFVYGKEMIVVIIATVLVIALPKSIPTPLGKMMWIFAWRWLLGLGIGGDYPMSATITSERSLLSRRGTLLSIVFSFQGFGTLAGAIVTIILLACFEKPLNQRGEYTKLEGVWRLQMGLALVPALLVLIPRLTMKESKSYEQSKALNKYTDNDTYIADDDEPKKDNQNVVEEKQINLTTSSDSHPTSTEDFGDKRASTVPTSENTSGFIEYFSQWHHFKHLLATAVSWFLLDIAFYGVNLNQSVILKAIGFSSGKNEYHTLMRGAIGNLIIAIAGYVPGYWFTVFLVEKLGRKWIQLQGLFITGLMFAILAGSWDTISTGGRFACFVIAQFFSNFGPNATTFLYPAEVFPARVRGTAHGLSAALGKCGAILASLLFNFLTSVIGYGNVMWIFCGCMWGAIFFTLLLPETKMRDADEIDREEVLRGGNGKTHQGRWSWYFNGIF; encoded by the coding sequence ATGAATCGCttaaatcctttttcaaaatctcaCTCCAAAAACTCCAATGAAAACAACGAAGTTTCCTTGGCTGATGTCGCCGAGTCCGATACTCGTCGCCATTGGCTTGGTTTGACTAAACGAGAATTCAAGCTCATGGGCTTTGCTGGTGCCGGTTTCTTCCTCGATTCTTATGACTTGTTCATCATTAATCTCGTCTCCCCCATTTACGAATATTTATACTGGGGCGGTTTGGAGGGCAAAAAGCCTCACTACCCTTCCGGTATCCATGGTCTTGTCAACGCTGCCGCTAACATTGGAAATGTCTTTGGTCAAATCTTGTTTGGCTTCATGGGCGATTTCTTTGGTCGTAAATTTGTCTACGGTAAAGAGATGATCGTCGTTATTATTGCTACCGTCCTTGTCATCGCCCTTCCCAAAAGTATACCTACTCCTCTTGGTAAAATGATGTGGATCTTTGCTTGGCGTTGGTTGCTGGGTTTAGGAATTGGTGGTGACTATCCTATGTCCGCAACAATCACATCAGAACGCTCTTTGCTTAGTCGTCGTGGTACCCTTCTCTCCATCGTCTTCTCCTTTCAAGGCTTTGGTACTCTGGCCGGCGCCATCGTCACTATCATCCTCTTGGCCTGCTTTGAGAAGCCTCTCAACCAACGTGGCGAGTACACTAAGCTTGAAGGTGTATGGCGTCTTCAAATGGGTTTGGCTTTGGTTCCTGCCCTCCTCGTTTTGATTCCACGTCTCACTATGAAGGAATCCAAGTCCTATGAACAGTCGAAAGCTCTCAACAAGTATACCGACAACGATACCTACATTGCTGACGACGACGAACCGAAGAAAGATAACCAAAACgttgttgaagaaaagcaaattaatTTGACCACCTCCTCGGACTCTCACCCTACTTCTACAGAGGATTTTGGAGATAAACGTGCATCCACTGTTCCAACTTCTGAGAATACCAGTGGATTTATCGAATATTTCAGTCAATGGCACCATTTCAAGCATCTCTTGGCTACTGCCGTGTCCTGGTTCCTACTCGATATTGCCTTTTACGGTGTTAATCTCAATCAATCCGTCATTTTAAAGGCCATTGGCTTTAGTTCGGGAAAGAATGAGTATCACACACTTATGCGTGGTGCTATCGGTAATCTCATCATTGCAATTGCTGGTTATGTTCCTGGTTATTGGTTTACAGTTTTCCTCGTTGAGAAACTTGGCCGTAAATGGATCCAACTTCAAGGATTGTTTATTACCGGTTTAATGTTTGCCATCCTTGCAGGTAGTTGGGACACCATTTCTACGGGTGGAAGATTTGCATGTTTTGTCATTGCCCAATTTTTCTCTAATTTTGGACCCAATGCCACTACTTTTTTGTATCCTGCTGAAGTTTTTCCTGCACGTGTTCGTGGTACCGCTCATGGTCTTTCTGCTGCTTTGGGTAAATGCGGTGCCATCTTGGCTTCTCTGTTGTTTAACTTCTTAACATCTGTAATTGGCTATGGCAATGTCATGTGGATTTTCTGCGGCTGCATGTGGGGAGCAATCTTTTTCACTTTGCTTCTCCCTGAAACCAAGATGCGGGATGCCGATGAAATTGATCGCGAAGAAGTTTTGCGCGGTGGTAATGGTAAAACTCACCAGGGCCGCTGGTCTTGGTATTTCAACggaattttctaa
- a CDS encoding guanyl-nucleotide exchange factor, with protein sequence MSLYDSLLSNLQSINVDTRKKNADLKKLADGSLKFLYTNKNLSQDSLVSKLKGNEAFYKPFLFCCAKKIERHIYISLNSIQLLAINDALSPDILESLFNSLNAVIQLGQDSQLRVLQIIPIICTHYAASMKLPILISLFRICFNLHNSKNSVVSNAAAATLRQIVILVFDYLDYDTLAHKQEADLFLDSLSLFKGLCSLLSAGKSESLNVDHISTTFGLELLESILVNHHRLFQIPEFQDSVRKDLLPIITASLASMSDFPVALRISRILNIIFQHYVTSLTLDIEVIFSFIISSLDNSEAAWKKALFLEVLRSIFSNTNLLYLMYTLFDGNEGRKPIIKKLVTSLSRIVNEKPSVIGVGSRVVLADTFEDYSSTSSGNPPSSMEKVSGSFTGTKPEQIIGICRATILKTPCIEQFDKQEPPIIPFAYLVYLAMCSLASISNGIADFVFQFYEDVGKKEFTLLIEGIKCENFDSKEDSTARPQNIIKCQYGLISENWTSFLVAYSTFVSSALAVELLKFCLNSYVNFVSVCTLFGLETPRDALLTTLSNKAVPSNLLSGNMTHSASSSISHNGRLSTSTMFSVEGLKEAATTIAAIASYDSNHDEKQKCFSLREILFLRCLSSIAKVVGEKMGKGWKILFETFDKADIILNRSPTSKHLSTSSLNRVNSSNSNFQDSKSFSTLMDYELVSYKNELSELMYVTSSYSQPAYMEFLESLLAVITSSSVHPIQTLTAPRQSFNEDLLSANTKNSVYKTSANRSISGGIRLLRKSSEVFYSFSILETVCSCNLDRFLDSKLDHSGWSLISKSLSEVFKIINVAPELRTRAANCLANILVDVASRLSNENSPDSYAFQEIFFESLGMLLPVTEVSDNTSRGVEYDISTIGLEALVSILETVGHHVLHGWQYVFEMLRFNCLNGATCFGSEKGAKIVRLAFSCLQLICTDFLASLDTSNYLDLMDTLLVFCRQLEDANVSLTAVGLFWNVSDTLKNMFSTSDFSCAYNSVEDLYAFTSMKSKEILPEVLWIMLLVHLADLCENSWASVRNGAAQILFRIFNSQCSKLGTNAWASCCQLVIMKLLHSQPIQNVSDVNNKKDEDDHEQTSCLIISGIADVFSENMSLLLNVNGILDVLEEAFQLMLRLHSDIYPKICISNFKALRELSFSISEFGKENATFTLLIKLVFINWGRFCEVSFSERRLANISQEGLTLLIESVVFLLKAYNFGIEEIKDSLLQVRKAVFYEESTSFALDVDFLSSLQLAVESLTDLLISKFKLNHLVLELWSDVLTYAFNEEKTIRASLPTLICLSKKIFENAENVVENHSLDFLNRGTMQHMFESLLVPMRLKYRCPKASRVNQSTLPIWVLASKCFVRLMINCFKDLKGSDAIEDAEKMQCLFLLTVEATNSIISPNADYEYVWSLEDVFENEDVSSLKQLHNLWKPHLQLNCLSDEVAQYYITLCKGSFYYQMRNTEDMVISRSNLDIQKEAARNFFPSTESPVSNRRQRIAVDCFSILLDDYNSSYEHVSLTIRPILQSRLCWSLKRYVADKSVSGYLPLSKSQEMDMSTVAECLNNHPSLYSNPIHYLLRKAYHTTNASPVATSLNAILGQLTLKNEVLNAI encoded by the exons ATGAGTTTATATGATAgtcttctttcaaatttgcaGTCAATTAATGTGGACACTaggaaaaagaatgcaGACTTGAAGAAG CTTGCAGATGGTTctttaaagtttttgtaCACAAACAAGAATTTGTCTCAAGATTCTTTAGTTTCCA AATTGAAAGGAAATGAGGCTTTTTATAAgccatttttattttgctgtgcaaaaaaaattgaacgACACATTTACATATCTCTTAATTCAATTCAATTGCTTGCTATAAACGATGCCTTATCACCg GATATCCTTGAAAgtctttttaattctttaaatgcAGTAATCCAATTGGGCCAAGATTCTCAATTAAGGGTCTTGCAAATAATTCCCATTATATGTACACATTATGCGGCAAGCATGAAACTACCTATTTTAATATCACTATTtagaatttgttttaactTGCATAATAGCAAAAATAGTGTTGTTTCAAACGCCGCGGCTGCAACGCTTCGCCAAATTGTGATATTGGTATTCGATTATCTTGATTATGATACATTGGCACATAAACAAGAAGCAGATTTATTTCTGGATTCTCTATCGTTATTTAAAGGGTTATGCTCGTTATTAAGCGCTGGGAAATCCGAATCTTTAAATGTAGATCACATATCTACGACTTTTGGACTCGAATTACTTGAAAGTATTCTTGTCAATCATCATCGTCTCTTTCAAATTCCAGAATTTCAAGACTCTGTTCGAAAAGATCTTCTTCCTATTATTACTGCCTCTCTCGCATCTATGTCGGATTTTCCAGTTGCACTGCGTATCTCGCGCATtcttaatattatttttcagCATTACGTTACTTCACTTACACTCGATATTGAAGTGATTTTTAGCTTCATAATAAGTTCTTTAGATAACTCAGAGGCCGCATGGAAGAAAGCCTTATTTCTCGAGGTTTTAAGatccattttttcaaacacaAATCTTTTATATCTTATGTATACACTCTTTGATGGAAATGAAGGAAGAAAGCCcatcataaaaaaactaGTGACCTCCCTTAGCAGGATTGTTAATGAAAAGCCATCCGTAATTGGTGTTGGATCTCGTGTAGTTTTAGCGGACACATTTGAGGATTATTCCTCTACTTCTTCAGGTAACCCTCCCTCCTCCATGGAGAAAGTGTCAGGAAGCTTTACTGGTACGAAACCAGAGCAGATAATCGGAATTTGTCGTGCCaccattttaaaaacaccTTGTATCGAGCAATTCGACAAGCAAGAACCACCAATAATACCATTTGCTTATTTGGTATACTTGGCTATGTGCTCATTAGCTTCTATATCGAATGGGATTGCTGATTTCGTTTTTCAGTTTTACGAAGACGTTGGCAAAAAGGAATTCACACTTCTTATAGAAGGCATCAAATGTGAAAACTTCGATTCAAAGGAAGACTCTACGGCGAGACctcaaaatataataaagtGTCAATACGGTCTGATTTCTGAAAATTGGACTTCATTCCTTGTAGCTTATTCtacttttgtttcatcCGCTTTAGCCGTTGAGCTATTAAAGTTCTGTTTAAATTCATATGTTAATTTTGTTTCCGTTTGCACACTCTTTGGTTTGGAAACACCGAGAGATGCGTTGTTAACAACATTGAGTAACAAAGCAGTACCTTCTAATCTACTTTCAGGAAACATGACTCACAGTGCATCAAGTTCAATTTCACATAATGGTCGTCTATCGACCTCTACAATGTTTAGTGTGGAAGGGCTTAAGGAGGCTGCTACTACAATTGCTGCAATAGCCAGTTACGATTCCAATCATGACGAGAAGCAAAAATGTTTCTCCTTACGAGAAATCCTGTTTTTGAGATGTTTATCTTCAATTGCTAAAGTAGTTGGTGAAAAGATGGGTAAAGGAtggaaaatattatttgaGACCTTTGACAAAGCTGATATTATACTAAACCGATCTCCAACCTCCAAACATCTTTCTACAAGTAGCCTTAATCGTGTgaattcttcaaattccaACTTTCAGGATAGTAAGAGTTTCTCAACTCTGATGGATTATGAACTGGTTTCCTATAAAAATGAGCTATCGGAACTAATGTATGTGACTTCCTCATACTCCCAGCCAGCTTATATGGAATTTTTAGAATCTCTCCTCGCAGTGATAACCTCATCAAGTGTTCATCCTATTCAGACCTTAACTGCTCCTCGGCAATCGTTTAATGAAGATTTACTTTCAGCGAACACCAAAAATTCAGTTTATAAGACTTCTGCTAATCGGTCTATATCAGGAGGCATTCGTTTACTGAGAAAAAGTTCTGAGGtgttttattctttttctattttagaAACGGTTTGCTCCTGTAATTTGGATAGATTTCTTGATTCTAAGCTTGATCACTCTGGATGGTCATTGATATCGAAGTCTCTTAGCGAAGTTTTTAAGATCATTAATGTTGCACCAGAACTTCGTACCCGTGCTGCTAATTGCCTTGCTAATATATTGGTTGACGTTGCTTCTAGATTATCGAACGAAAATTCTCCAGATAGTTACGCATTtcaagaaatattttttgaatctcTTGGCATGCTTTTACCTGTTACTGAGGTTTCTGATAATACCAGTAGAGGTGTTGAGTATGATATATCAACCATTGGATTGGAAGCTTTGGTTTCAATTTTGGAGACTGTTGGCCATCACGTCCTTCATGGATGGCAGTACGTGTTTGAAATGTTGAGATTTAACTGTTTAAACGGTGCCACTTGTTTTGGGAGTGAAAAGGGTGCGAAAATTGTGAGGCTTGCTTTCTCTTGCCTTCAATTAATATGTACTGACTTTTTGGCTTCACTTGACACAAGCAACTATTTAGATCTCATGGACACCTTGCTCGTATTTTGTAGGCAACTTGAAGACGCCAATGTGTCTCTGACAGCCGTTGGGTTGTTTTGGAATGTCTCTGATACATTGAAAAACATGTTCAGTACGTCAGACTTTTCTTGTGCATATAATTCAGTTGAAGACCTATACGCCTTTACTTCAATGAAATCGAAAGAGATTCTTCCAGAAGTACTTTGGATTATGCTTCTAGTGCATCTTGCCGATCTTTGCGAAAACTCATGGGCAAGTGTTCGAAATGGTGCAGCACAAATTTTGTTTCGTATTTTCAATTCTCAGTGTTCTAAGCTTGGAACGAATGCGTGGGCGTCTTGTTGTCAGCTGGTTATTATGAAATTACTTCACTCACAACCCATTCAAAATGTTAGTGATgtcaataataaaaaagatgaagatgatCATGAACAAACTAGTTGTCTCATTATCTCAGGAATTGCCGATGTCTTTTCTGAAAACATGAGCCTACTCTTGAATGTCAATGGCATTTTGGATGTTTTGGAAGAGGCCTTTCAATTGATGCTAAGGTTACATTCTGACATATATCCTAAGATATGTATTAGTAATTTTAAAGCCCTCAGGgagctttctttttccatctCAGAATTTGGAAAGGAAAATGCAACTTTTACGCTTTTAATTAAACTggtatttataaattgGGGCAGATTCTGTGAAGTTTCATTTTCCGAAAGAAGACTGGCAAATATATCTCAGGAGGGTTTAACTTTACTGATTGAGTCtgttgtatttttattgaaagcTTACAACTTTGgtattgaagaaattaagGATTCATTGCTTCAAGTACGCAAGGCTGTATTCTATGAAGAAAGTACTTCTTTCGCGTTAGATGTcgattttctttcttctttacaGCTTGCCGTTGAATCGCTTACAGACTTATTGATaagcaaatttaaattaaaccATTTGGTATTAGAATTATGGTCCGATGTCTTAACTTATGCTTTCAACGAAGAGAAAACAATTAGAGCATCTCTTCCTACCTTAATTTGCCTgtccaaaaaaatatttgaaaacgCGGAAAATGTTGTCGAAAATCAttctttagattttttaaatcgcGGGACCATGCAACATATGTTCGAGTCATTACTTGTACCAATGCGACTCAAGTATCGTTGTCCGAAAGCTAGTCGCGTTAACCAGTCAACATTACCTATATGGGTACTTGCATCAAAGTGTTTTGTGAGACTAATGATTAATTGTTTCAAGGATCTTAAGGGCAGTGATGCTATTGAGGATGCTGAAAAGATGCAGTGTCTATTTCTACTTACAGTAGAAGCTACAAATTCTATAATTTCTCCTAATGCTGATTATGAGTATGTTTGGAGCCTAGAAgatgtttttgaaaatgaggATGTTTCGTCTTTGAAACAATTACATAATTTGTGGAAACCGCATTTGCAATTAAACTGTTTATCTGATGAAGTTGCCcaatattatattactCTTTGTAAAGGGTCGTTTTACTATCAAATGCGAAATACAGAGGATATGGTCATCTCTAGAAGTAATTTGGATATACAAAAGGAAGCAGCTCGAAACTTCTTTCCATCTACCGAATCCCCTGTTTCTAATCGAAGGCAACGAATAGCTGTAGATTGTTTCTCGATACTTTTGGATGATTACAATTCATCTTATGAACATGTTAGCCTAACTATTCGTCCCATTCTGCAAAGCCGCTTATGCTGGTCTTTGAAACGTTATGTAGCAGATAAGTCAGTGAGCGGATATTTACCATTAAGCAAGTCTCAGGAAATGGACATGTCTACAGTCGCTGAATGTTTGAATAATCACCCTTCATTATACTCAAATCctattcattatttattaagaaAAGCATATCATACGACTAATGCATCTCCGGTTGCGACTTCACTCAATGCAATTCTCGGACAACTCACATTGAAAAATGAGGTGTTGAACGCAATTTAA
- the lam4 gene encoding Ragulator-Rag complex subunit Lam4 (Ragulator complex subunit, human LAMTOR4 ortholog) encodes MDSQLSENLLKCVNETYRGAMLVRNGLPIATAGDVNAEEQRVICEWNSNAVSEVLHLHDSNTKILIATKESCVLGLIYRNT; translated from the exons ATGGATTCACAGCTTTCTGAAAATCTTCTTAAATG CGTGAATGAAACTTATCGTGGAGCAATGTTAGTCAGGAATGGACTCCCAATTGCAA CAGCCGGAGATGTGAATGCAGAAGAACAGCGTGTCATCTGCGAATGGAACAGCAATGCCGTTTCTGAAGTCTTGCATCTACATGACAGCAATACGAAGATCTTAATTGCAACTAAAGAATCATGTGTTCTAGGATTAATTTATCGAAATACATAA